Proteins encoded within one genomic window of Saccharopolyspora pogona:
- a CDS encoding FAD-dependent monooxygenase — translation MKIVCIGAGPAGLYLAISAKLRDAGNDITVIERDPPGATYGWGVVYWDDLLDTLYRNDRESAQRIRAASTLWQEQVVSLHGTEHAYLSGYGYSVNRAPLLEILADRAAMLGVDIQYERAVEDLSEFSDADLIVVADGANSRTRQQYADEFGTEVSQGRNRYIWLGTDRVFDKFTFDFEETSQGWIWFHAYPSSAGVSTFIVECQEETWHGLGLDQLGADESMRLLEDIFDKPLAGHSLISSSRGKAASWQRFTQVYNETWRHDNMIMIGDAAHTTHFTLGSGTRLAIIDAVVLAQKLLEREQTAMALKEFDLEGHAALRMAQASARTSMAWFENADRYTARNAVDFCYAMSARNSLQPPWRYQQHVLTQNPAVRKALRLVNNALRWAQARKRGESRRR, via the coding sequence ATGAAGATCGTGTGCATCGGGGCCGGACCAGCCGGCCTCTACCTGGCCATCTCGGCGAAGCTGCGCGACGCCGGCAACGACATCACGGTGATCGAACGCGATCCACCAGGCGCCACCTACGGCTGGGGCGTCGTGTACTGGGACGACCTGCTCGACACGCTCTACCGCAACGACCGGGAGAGCGCACAGCGGATCCGCGCCGCATCGACGCTCTGGCAGGAACAGGTCGTCTCGCTGCACGGCACCGAACACGCCTATCTCAGCGGGTACGGCTACAGCGTGAACCGCGCGCCGCTGCTGGAGATACTCGCCGATCGGGCCGCGATGCTCGGGGTGGACATCCAGTACGAGCGGGCGGTGGAGGACCTGTCGGAATTCTCCGATGCGGATCTGATCGTGGTCGCCGACGGCGCCAACAGCCGGACCCGGCAGCAGTACGCCGACGAGTTCGGCACCGAGGTGTCTCAGGGGCGCAACCGCTACATCTGGCTGGGCACGGACCGGGTCTTCGACAAGTTCACCTTCGACTTCGAGGAGACATCGCAGGGCTGGATCTGGTTCCACGCCTACCCGTCCAGCGCCGGGGTCAGCACCTTCATCGTCGAATGCCAGGAGGAGACCTGGCACGGGCTGGGCCTTGACCAGCTCGGCGCCGACGAGAGCATGCGGCTGCTGGAGGACATCTTCGACAAGCCGCTGGCCGGGCACTCGCTGATCAGCTCGTCCCGGGGCAAAGCCGCGTCGTGGCAGCGGTTCACGCAGGTCTACAACGAGACCTGGCGGCACGACAACATGATCATGATCGGCGACGCCGCGCACACCACGCACTTCACGCTCGGCTCCGGCACCAGGCTGGCCATCATCGATGCGGTCGTGCTCGCGCAGAAACTGCTGGAGCGCGAGCAAACGGCCATGGCGCTCAAGGAGTTCGACCTGGAAGGCCACGCCGCGCTGCGCATGGCGCAGGCCTCGGCGCGCACCAGCATGGCGTGGTTCGAGAACGCCGACCGCTACACGGCTCGCAATGCCGTCGACTTCTGCTACGCGATGTCCGCCCGGAACAGCTTGCAGCCGCCTTGGCGCTACCAGCAGCACGTTCTCACGCAGAACCCGGCCGTGCGCAAGGCCTTACGTCTGGTCAACAACGCCTTGCGCTGGGCTCAGGCGCGCAAGCGCGGCGAGTCGCGGCGACGCTAG